A region of Ochotona princeps isolate mOchPri1 chromosome 9, mOchPri1.hap1, whole genome shotgun sequence DNA encodes the following proteins:
- the UTP23 gene encoding rRNA-processing protein UTP23 homolog has protein sequence MKITRQKHAKKHLGFFRNNFGVREPYQILLDGTFCQAALRGRIQLREQLPRYLMGETQLCTTRCVLKELETLGKDLYGAKLIAQKCQVRNCPHFKNAVSGSECLLAMVAEGNPHHYFVATQDQNLSVKVKKKPGIPLMFIIQNTIVLDKPSAKTIGFVKAVEAGQLVSTHERQSIEQQKEEQGLVKSPEQRRRKKRRKISGPNPLSCLKKKKKTQDPAASASKKKRPRRRVRNRPASRVLSEKPAAEGN, from the exons ATGAAGATCACTAGGCAGAAACACGCCAAGAAGCACCTGGGGTTCTTCCGCAATAACTTCGGAGTCCGCGAGCCGTACCAGATCCTGCTGGACGGCACCTTCTGTCAGGCGGCGCTGCGGGGCCGCATCCAGCTGCGGGAGCAGCTGCCCCGCTACCTCATGGGGGAGACGCAGCTGTGCACCACGAg atgcGTGTTAAAAGAGTTAGAAACACTAGGAAAGGACTTGTATGGGGCAAAACTGATTGCACAAAAATGCCAGGTTCGAAATTGTCCCCATTTCAAGAATGCAGTGAGCGGGTCCGAGTGTCTGCTTGCCATGGTTGCAGAGGGCAATCCTCACCATTACTTTGTGGCCACACAG GATCAGAATTTGTCTGTGAAAGTTAAGAAAAAGCCTGGCATTCCCCTCATGTTTATTATTCAGAACACGATAGTCTTGGACAAACCTTCTGCCAAAACGATTGGCTTTGTCAAGGCGGTGGAGGCCGGGCAGCTCGTCTCCACACACGAGAGGCAAAGCATCgagcagcagaaagaggagcagggGTTAGTGAAAAGCCCTGagcagagaagaaggaagaagcgTAGGAAAATAAGTGGTCCCAATCCGCTCAGCTgtttgaagaaaaagaagaaaacccagGACCCAGCGGCGTCTGCTTCCAAGAAGAAAAGGCCACGGAGGAGAGTCCGGAACAGACCCGCCTCCAGGGTGCTCTCCGAGAAGCCGGCTGCAGAAGGGAACTGA